The genomic window ACTGACTTATGTATTTAAATGGAGCTTCAAAAAATACCATAATTATTCCCATATAAGTTTACTTAAAGGAATTTGATAACAGCATGAATGACCTCTAAAAGCTTAACCTGAATTTCAGCCTGAGCTACAAATTTGAGATTTTGTACTTATATCCTACCACTTAGTGTAGTATCTGCCATATTTGGGGCATatagtaaatgtttaatgaattaaCACTGATATGCTGTGGACATACTGTCTGTGCATGACCCTACTTCCATCATCCCTCAAGAATAGAGTCCAGTGGGGCAGACCAGGCACTCGAGATGTCCCTGAGTGCAGAGGGGAAACCTGAGTGGGTCCCAGCAAGAGCATAAAGGACAGGCAGCAGCATGTTTCAGGAGGAGCAGAATCTGGTGTATGGCAAAGATCGCAGGCAGATTTGAGCCAATTTTTCTTTCACGTTGAACAGCAAAAGGGGCAGGGGACAATCTCGTGGGCAGGTTTAAGTACCAGCATTCAGGAtggattagaaatatttttccttaaatatatcCTGTTtggtttaaatataaatattgattatttttactccctccccccccttgcaaatagcattttatttctaaaaatgcttTTGTGTGCTACTCTGAGATCTAACCACCATTTATAATGTGAAAAAATGCATTCTGAATTCCAGTTACTTGGGGTGAATTTTCTGAGCCCAGTTTGTCCTCTACTGATGGCACataatttgattctttttcttttatctttctgacCATGCTTTCTTGTTTGTGGGCGACAGAGCCTCTCCTTAATAAGTCCTTCAGTTCTCCCTTTTCATTACTTTATTACTTGTTATTTTACCAGCCTCACAAATTGATGCCTTACCCATAGATCTTCATAGCCCCACTAGTTTCTCCGTTTGATAAAACAGCTAGACTTTCTTCATGTCACACCCTTGTTATAACTAAATTTTCTATTTACTGTAGATCCTTGCCAGCACATTTCTGGATATTCTGTTGAACCTTCTTAAGAATTCAGAGAAACTGCTGGGTGACCACTGAAAAAAAAGATCTAATCTTAAGTTTTACGTGAGTATTTTTCTACTGTCGACTTCCTCATAATATGTGAAAGCTTTGATGCCTTGCTTTATGGCAGATTCAGTTATGTGATCAAGATGAAAAATGTTATCTCTCATTGGCCTTATTAAATCTGGGGGCAAAGTTAGTTTCTCAAGGACACAGAAACACTCACAAAATGCACCACACTTcttctcacttaaaaaataaacaagaaaggctttttttttttttaactgagccaACATTCGAAAGAATCCCAAGTCTTTAAACCACAAGAATTCGTACTGTGTTTGAACCAAAAATACCAAGTAGCTTGTTTTTCATTGTCTATTCTTACAGAATTTAACCAAAACACGTTATCTCTTGAAAAGCTCTTGATAcgtgatattttactttttaaaaagtttcagatagcttttccttttttatgataataatccagtgaatactATAGGGGAAAATAAGGAGGTTACTGTTcaaagagaattcttttttttttttttatgtttttatttatttttgagacagagagagacagaacatgagcaggggaggggcagagaaagggggagacacagaatctgaagcgggctccaggctctgagctgtcagcacagagcccgacgtgggactcgaactcacagagtgtgagaccatgacctgagctgaagtcggacacccagctgactgagccacccaggcgcccccaaagagaATTCCTGACTATTTTAATAAGTAATTTCTTCTCGACAggatactttctttaaaaagtgttataTAGTGGCATaatcttaagtttattttatcttgATCTCTGTAATTCTTAATCAGAAGCAGATTTCCCACTTATTTAGAGTTATCCTTAACAACTGCTTCTTACCCTTTATATGTAGTGGGTCATTAAGTTGAGCTAATGctatttttctgtccctctccagtATGCTCCCTTCTGTCTGCCACTGCCTTAGATCGGGCTGTCATCATTTATTCCCTAGATTTCAACAGTGACCAGCTGATTGAtctccctgtccccagcctcGAATCTAGCCTCCAATCTAGCCTCTCCCTGTTGCCAACAGAGTAATCTTCCGAAAGACTGATATCATGAGACCATGCCATTTCCTTGGGTTGGAATCCTTCAGTGACTCCTTATTAAAATTCAATGTAATAACCCTTACTATAGAGTTGTGAGgaagattaaacaaaatttacTGGGAACCCTGGGTGCGATGCCTGGCTTGGAGCAAGCCCTTAGCGTGCATTAATGTTTCCCCTTGTTACAGGGAACCCATGGAGGCAGCGGAGCTCTAGTGGAAAGTAACCTGTGTCTAGAGGGACAGAGGCTCTGCTGGGAAACCAGGCTAAAAGGAGAAGGGGCCAAGAATCTCACCAAACTCCGTAGCCATGCTTTCTTGAATCCCCTTGAGGTTAGACAGAAGCATAGATTGGTCTAACGTCCAATTCCATCAGTGTTCCAGAAAGAAAGACTTTGTCTGATAAATTACAAGGCAACCCTGTCTGTGACTCAGCTTTTGTAACTGTAGAGGGAGGAAGTCATCTCTATACATTGGTCTctgcctttgtgttttcttctttgggtttgttttctcttcaatttcttagTAAGGTTTCTTTTGTCAGGctttaactttttcttaaagcaacCAAGAGGGGGCCagttagacacacacacacacacacacacacacacacacacacacacagaccaagAGATTGCTGGGGCAGGGAAGTATCAGTGAAAGAGGTGTGGACACACTGGTGAAGCTGGGAAAGCTGAGTTACTCAGATGGATGAAATTTAAAGTGGAGACAGTGGGGATTGCTGCCTTTGCCCTGCCTCTCTATTCCCAGACAGACCtgttttttttcatctctcagtTTTCAGGCAATGGGAGTTTGGCAAAATCAGATATTTAGATAACCACAGAACAGAGCCGAATAGGATCGATACTGTAAGAAAGACACTCTGAGTTGATTCCAtgatatttccaatttttaaattcagtttattGCTCTTCctagcttttttctttctatgaaaaTAGAGGTTTGTGCTATAGACACAACATTTAGCAGGTCCTTATTGAATGTGAATTAagttatttcattgttttttttcatgCTGATTTAGTTAACTTTTGAGCAGATAGTTTTGTTTACCATATGGAATATCTCAATTATGATAAGAGGCAAATATGTGaaagaggatttttttgttttagataagAAATCTCTGTCAGCAGTAGCATGTGTTTAAAGTTTAAGGATAATGTTATATATGTCTTCTGACAATGCAGTGAATCTAAATCTAAGCCATTATatcttttttaactttgaaaatctttcttaatctttttataTAATGAACAACGAAATAGAGCTTTAGAATAATTCAATTGCGGTTTTGATTGAATGGATATGAATAAAAggcattttaatggaaaataaaatataattgataactttgttgttgtttctgtttggTGAGGTAAGTTATTAGAGGCAGGAGGCCAAGAAGGATAAGAAATAGTGCTTTTCTAAATGACTTCATTGTCTTGATTTAGTTTGGCTTTACTGAATCTCACTTACCTCATATTTCATTACAGGCATATTCCATCCACCACATCAGAATAATGTCCTACGTTTTTGTAAACGATTCATCTCAAACTAATGTGCCCTTGCTACAAGCCTGTATTGATGGAGACTTTAACTATTCCAAGCGGCTTTTGGAAAGTGGCTTTGACCCAAATATTCGTGACAGCAGGGGCAGAACAGGCCTTCACCTCGCAGCAGCCAGAGGGAACGTAGACATCTGCCAGCTGTTGCATAAATTTGGTGCTGATCTTCTGGCCACAGATTATCAAGGAAACACAGCTCTTCATCTCTGTGGCCATGTGGACACTATTCAATTCTTAGTTTCCAATGGGCTCAAAATTGATATTTGGTAAGTTCTCTGTGGTTTTTGAAGTCTAGTCATTTCTTTCCATTAGGTTGTCAACCAGTGGTCCAATCTCAGAGTCTGTTGATTCTGCTTTCTCATTGATCAGCTGCAGTGACAAGTTCAAAAAGGCATTGAGGACAAGGTAATCTTGTTAGGGGAGTGAGGAAACAAGAGGCTGACTTCTGGATTTATGCGGAAGCAGTGCAAGCTTGTTTATGAAAATAGTGGTGAGGTTCTGCTAACAATTAATTGTGGTGTGAgacaagggaaaaagaagaaaagaactgacATTTGTTGAAAATCTGTTATGGACCGGGCACTGTGTTTACGTAAcgttagctcatttaatccttagaatGAATAGCTCTTGAGGTaggtattatcctcattttacagatgaattagTTGAGACAAGAAGAGTTTAAACAAAggcagaggtcacacagctggaatttgaaccttATTTGGTTGCtttagacttttgtttttaattcttagactttttgtaatgtatttttttgctataaaatataaatgtcagaTAAGAGTGAATCTAGAATCTGGAACTTTCCAATTAATTTCTAAGAAGCagctctctttttcatttatttattctcatttattcacttttacctgtatattcttcctttttccctataagaaaaaaagtaggtTAATTCAAAATTCAAGTTCTAGTTCAACTATTGGTTCTGCACTGCGctttaattttgagttaatttggcCTGTGCCTTATCACTGAGATATACACAAATGGGTACTAACAATACAGTCCATCTGTTACGATGACCTCTTCATATGTATGAACTTTTTTAGCAATCATCAAGGTGCTACACCCTTAGTTCTGGCAAAGCGCAGAGGAGTGAATAAAGATGTCATCCGATTGCTGGAATCTTTGGAAGAACAAGAGGTAAAAGGATTTAACAGAGGAACTCACTCAAAACTGGAGACCATGCAGACAGCTGAGAGTGAAAGGTACTTACGATATAATTTTTTAAGGGGCAAGCCAGTTTAAGTCCTTAGATCTTTTATGACAACTTTGTGagctttctatttatttgctttcaAGTACAGAGCTTTGATACTTTCTTTGAACTTTATATAGGTCCGTATGGCTCCAGATTACAATTGAGTAGCTATTAACAGAAAGGACTACGTGCCCACATGCATGTAATGTTCTGTTAGACCCGTGCAAGGAATCCTGCAATATTGTCAGCATAAGAGAGAAGAGGTAGTTAAGAGCTGCGTATTAGGGAGGGAAGCAAAGAGTTTGAGAATTTTAAGTGCAGGTCACAAACAGAATGGAATTcagaaaatggggagaaagatAAGGCTCAAAACTTGGACAGTATTAGAACTAAGACCAAAAAGGCCCTTTCAAAGGCAGGAAAGTGGAGTGCTGAGGACAAGCAAAAACAGGAGGAGGGAAATTAAGATTTAACACACAATTCTGTAATGGGAAAATGAAAGTGATTCTCCCGTGAGTTGGAACAAATGAAATTTGGGCTTTTgtaagaaactgaggctaagatgTGGTGACTGACAGGGTCTTTAGTGTCTCATCGTTTCTCATCTAGAAGCAGTTTACAGTACAGTTCAGGGAGCTCTGAAACTCCTGGCCCCACTGGCTCATCAGGTAAAGTTAGTAGGCCAGACTGCGTTGTACTAGCATGGGTTTTGGTTGACTGCCATGGAGTTGCAGCCATCCAGATACTACAGGGTAGGAAGGATGATGCACCTACTATCGTCCCCTcccaaaattttcaaaagaatatatttcaagGGCCCTCATCAGCTGTTGACCCAGTAGCTTGACTGATCTGGACTGGGAAATAGGATAATATGGTCCACGTAGACTGCTGGGGTCATGGTTTCTGTGAGTGCTAATGGAATCCTCTCTATTTTTTATAGTTGACCCTTAATTTGATTCCTTTGTACCCATGATTGCTTTCCCTCCTCTTCATGTGCTGGCTGGTGTACTCTGTGGGAACCATTAATTCCACTCTCAAGCTTAGGACTATTTGTTTAGATACTTCCAAGAACTTACTGCTGTCCAGAGTAAGTTTTACTTCTAGAACAGCACATGCTGCTCATGAGTTATCACTAGAAGCTGACAAGTAGATAAAATAAGCAGGAAGTCCAAGATACATTGAGATACCTTGGCAAGCCCTTTTCTCACACCTTTGTACCCCGGATTGACAGAATGCTATAAGCAACATAATAACATTGAGTTAtctattatttgttaaatatgcTCTTCCAAGATAACTTGAAGTTTATTTTCACAAATACTTTAAGCTTCTTTGCCGTGAAAAATGTCCAAGAATGTGTTTCTGCTTGGTATATTTTGGGGACCTTCCTTGCTATATTTTGTTAATAGCCAGTTTCTTGGCATCTTCTTGTCAGAAGTAtacttttggctttattttgcCTCAGTTGTGATTACTTATTAGCTAAGTAGTACGTATAATTAGTCATTTGAGTGGCTCAGTATGAAATATTTACTCCTGCTTTTTTCGCATACCTGTCATTTCCTTTAGTATAAGGATTTGTATTATTTATAGCATTGTGTAAAGCCAGttcttaaaaaattgaattttttttttttgatgtttatttttgagagagagcgagcatgcacatgcaagcagggtaggggtagagagagagggagagagaaagtcccaagcaggctccatgctgtcagtgcagagcccttcttggggctcaatttcacgaactgtgagatcatgaccagctgaaatcaagagtcggacacttaactcagtgagccacccagtgcccccaaagattgaattgtttttattttttatttttttaatgtttatttgagagagagagagagagagagagagagagagagagagacggagcaggAGCGGgcgaggggctgagagagagggagacacagaatctgaaacaggctccaggctctgagctgtcagcacagagcttgacatggggcttgaacccatgaactgtgagatcatgacctgagccgaagtcagacgctcaaccaactgagtcacccaggtgcccccagagattGGATTATTAATACTTGTACTACCTCGTTGCCCTATCTTATTCCTGCCCCTCAGTATCATGGTAGACATGTGGTGGTTGACGCTTAAAAAGCTTAAAGGCAACATCGTTggtcattagaaaaatgcagaGCAAAGCCACAGTGAGTTACTACTTCATACCCAGTAGGATGGCTGTAATCAAAAAGATGGAATGACAGCAAGTATTGGCAAGATGTggggaaactggaaccctcatacattgctggtgggaatgtaaagtagAGTAGCTGCTTTGGAGAGCAGTCTGGCAGTTCTGAGAAAGTCACACTGAGTTACCATATGAACCAACAGTTCCACTTTAGGTGTATacccaagaaaattgaaaacatacacaaaaacttgtacatgaatgtttataactGTATTAGTTATAAAAGCCCAAAGGTGGAAACCACCTAAAAGTCCATCAGCtgataagtggataaacaaaatgtcattCATGCATCTAGTGGAATATTCCACCATAAAAAGGCATGACATACCATATATCAAtatgctaccacatggatgagcTTTAAAACCATGCTACATGAAAGAAGCCGGTTAAATAAGACATAGATAATtccgtttatatgaaatgtccagaatcaGCACGtagaaagtagattggtggttgccaggatcTGGTGGAAGAGGCAATGGGCGGTGACTGCTAAGCGGTACAGAGCTTATTATAGAGGCGATGAATATGTTCTGAAATCAGTGGAgatggttgtacaactttgtgaatatactaaaaaccactcaATTGTGCAActtaaaaagatgaattttatgatatgtgaattttatcaaTAGAAAAGGTTAAGGAATAAAGCTTAATGGGATTGGCTAGCACATGGCATTGTGGCAAAGCTGTGTGATGATTAGCAGAACATGAAGCAAGTTTTGAATGTACCTAGCATTTTCCATTACCCTTAGGGTTCTCTGAGACAAAGCATAACTAAAGGGCCCATAAATCAAGAtggtgaaaaatattttccccactcccccatATGTCCTAAGCTTAATgtagtcattttttaatttgtgagcATAGGGTGACAAAGACAGTGTTGATGACACACgtacaaaaaaaatattatgtgcaCACATACAGTAGAAAGCATTTCACTGGATAAGGTCACCCTAGGAAATTCTGATTGGCAGAGCTTCATGAGCTCCTAGAGAATGCCCAActaaattctcattttatacCCAACATCTTTGAGTATGAGATTATGTCAACTTGGACATAGTCAATAAATTTTGAATAAGTCAAAATTAACCTGTCCTgaacttctttatctatttatggTATTATGTATTTAAACCTCCTCAAagttccaattttatttttgaacttggtttttttaagtttttgtgttCTGGTAGACTCCCACTGAAAATGTCctttcttatttagaaaataaacatcttttcatatataaagaagaaaagcttGGATGTCAGGCAGACTGGTCAATTAGGAAGTCAGCTTCCTATGATTCTAGAGAAGACCTCTAATACTAGTAAATGCTGAAGGACTTCTGATTAAGTATCAAGAAGTAAAGTAAAATTGTAGGTTAGATAAGAATGCCGGTTTTTGCGTGATGAACCAGACCGTTTCCATTGTTCTATACCCAGATAGTTGGAAGAATATGAAGAGAAGGGGTTGAGGACGGGTAGTAAATGACCTTTTATAAGCAAGAGATAGTTGGCACATATGATTAtggtcattgtggttttaatctaAATGCTACCCTGTTATTGGGCCTGTATGTTGTGACATAGTTGTGGGTGCTAATCCCTTTGAGCTTTGAATTCATCACAGTGTGGCCTTCCAAATACCAAAGTCAGATATCCTGTTTTCTACTTATAGGGGTCATATTTCTCACTGATAAGAGTTCTGAAAACCAGAATCAAGAATCCGTGTTTCTTTGTTTAGtattttcagagtttatttattttgagagagagagagcacgtgtgcacacccagggggaggggcagagagagagagggagagaatcccaagcaggctccacacggtcagcgcagagccacaCATGGGGCTCTATTTGccaaatcgtgagatcacgacctgagctgaaagctggagtcagatgctcaaccaactgagccacccaggcgtcatAAGAATCCGTTTTTATGGCACTTGTGCTACTGTATTTTCAATTAGATTCAGCCTTTCTGCAGAAGTGGAATAAACTTATTTTGTATTACTGTACCAGATAGAGCTACAACCAGTAGGAGGAAGCTGTTAAGAATTCCATAATGACTAGGCCTGTTCAGATGTACAACAGACTGAGCTAAATGTCCGTTTTTAGAGGATTAcagttaaaagaagaaattcctTCATTGGTCAGATAATTgaactaaataaatgataatttccTTTTAACTCTAAGATTCACACACtgtatataaaatgcttttttagaTTTACCCATCTTGACTTATTTTCATTAACATGAATTCTCAAGGTATGAATCTTTGTTTTGAATTCTAAATTTAAAGTAACCAAAATTTGGTTACTTAGATACTGTGAGTTTGAAACAACTCATTTTACAAACTTCACAACTTCTGCTTGGGGGAGCGGTCGGGTAAGCatcccttgattttggctcaggtcatgatctcagggtttcatgagttcaagccccacgtcgggcttcctgctgacagtgtggagcctgcttgagattctctgtctccctctctctctttgcccctccccctttctctctcaaaaataaactttaaaaaaatagacttctgCTTGGGACCTTTTCATTAGAAAAGGATTTTTAACTCTGGCTCTGCTGGATACTAAACCAAGAAACATAGTCATTGTGGCTTAATTTACAGTCAAAGGTAGACTGTGCAGATATATGCAGATACGTACATGAGTATGTGAATGTGTGCGAGTAGGAATAGGTCAGTTTTCTTCTTATAAGTGTTGTGTCCTGTCTTTTCTAGGTTACGTGGCTACTGTTGTATGTCTCCAAAATGGGTGGAATGCGTTGTTcatgtctctttcctttttctttgctcctttcaCAGTGCCATGGAAAGCCATTCTCTCCTCAACCCCAACCTGCAGCAAGGGGAAGGAGTCCTGTCCAGCTTCCGAACCACATGGCAGGAGTTTGTCGAGGATCTGGGCTTCTGGAGGGTGTTGCTCTTGATCTTTGTCATTGCTTTGCTGTCTCTTGGCATTGCCTACTATGTGAGCGGGGTGCTCCCCTTCGTGGAGAACCAACCTGAACTGGTGCATTAAAGGGGCTAATGGGGATGAGGCCAGTGCCTCACGTTCTGAGTTTCTCAAAAGTTTTCTCTTAGGCAAGGCAGTGAGGgctgtacatttttttcattgtgcaTTTTTAGGTGTTGTAATCCTTTTTGAACAACGTAACGTTTTCATTTGAACTAACCACATACCGTAGTCAAGTATACTTCATCCTAAAGCTACCTCTGACTCAGCCTGACTTGTTAGGAAAGCCTTCACATAGCCTTGTTTGATAAAAACGTGGAGGTGATTGAAGaatgaaagacaaaggaagagactAGGGAGTCCTTGCTACGGAAACCTTACCCTGATATGGGACCAACTAAAGTGAGGTGTTCAAAAAAAAGGGTTTTCTTATATGATTTACTTTTTGTTAGctggttggttttggttttatttttgcaagagtcccccgcttttttttcttttcattttctgggaaTAGGGGAGAGAATGAAAGATTCAGCTTAAAACTTGTGCTTTTTTCACATAGCAAATCAGTATTGCAGGAAtctgtttggtttattttaatattttcgaGTCTAGTTACAAACCAAACAGAACTTTTGAAAATGagctatattttcttcaaaaatgatTGATttgatcatatatttatttgtttatagggcaactttggttttcttttttgtaaactgCTTTGCTTGTTGTAAATGTCTGTGA from Lynx canadensis isolate LIC74 chromosome F2, mLynCan4.pri.v2, whole genome shotgun sequence includes these protein-coding regions:
- the ANKRD46 gene encoding ankyrin repeat domain-containing protein 46 — protein: MSYVFVNDSSQTNVPLLQACIDGDFNYSKRLLESGFDPNIRDSRGRTGLHLAAARGNVDICQLLHKFGADLLATDYQGNTALHLCGHVDTIQFLVSNGLKIDICNHQGATPLVLAKRRGVNKDVIRLLESLEEQEVKGFNRGTHSKLETMQTAESESAMESHSLLNPNLQQGEGVLSSFRTTWQEFVEDLGFWRVLLLIFVIALLSLGIAYYVSGVLPFVENQPELVH